In Chitinibacter sp. FCG-7, the genomic stretch ACGGTAGCCACGTCGCCAACCTTGAGCGCCTTGTAGTAAAAAAAATCCACGATAGCGCCGTTGTAACCCCCGGACAAACCTAGTTGCACAGTAGACTGCGCTGCCCCACTGACGCCAGTTCTGCAATGGAACGGAGGCTGCAGCAAAAAGCAGCACTAAACCACACACGAACAGAGTTCGAATGGTCAAAACCAGCTCCCCAGATATGCCTGCTAACCCTATCTTAGCAATAACCGAAGTGAACTCCGCAAAGAACATTGAAACAAACGCGTAAACCAACCCATTTCTTCATCCCCCCCCCTATTGCCGTTTCTTGGCGGCTATCTCCTACCCCATTAGCACAACAGATTTTATTTGAATCCACAATTCTAACCCAAGGACCAACTTGAGCGAGACTGCGGTTCGTTTAGTTAGGTTTTACCAGCAGCATATTAGAACCGATGCTCTAGGTAACCAAATAGAGATGAATGCCGCCAAGCCAATAAACGCAGCTGAAATCCACAAGCAGGCGCGCCAAGTCGCCACCTGAAACACCCAGCCTGACAAGACGGTTCCAATTAAACGCCCCAGGCGTTAGCCATGTAGTAAAGCCAATATCCAGTGATGCACCGTCTTCTTTGAGCGTAGCTCACGATCAAATAGCGTGCAATGATGAGTTAATTGCAAATAGCGCGCCAAACAAGAGCAAGCCACCGACTAGCAGCGTTTCTAAACTGTGGGCTACTGTTGAGGCCAAAGGCGATGCCAGCCGTTAAGGCCGCAAGCGGGATTGCCCACAATATGGTGGCGCATGACTATCAGGCACTTGCCTGTTTTTTTGCCTGTGAGGTAAGGGGCAAACGATTGAACGATACCGTAGCCATGACCCAAACCGCAAAAAGTCCCGACTCGCCAATCACCCAGCCCAAGGTTTGCGCCATAAATACGGGCAATGCCACAACAAACCAGACATCACGCGCCCCAAACAAAAATAGTCGTGCAGCTGAAAGCACGTTAACTGCTCGGCTTTTCGAAAACAAATCGCCAAACTTAGGCTTGTTTTTGGCCTTGCCCAAATCGGCTTTGAGGCTGATTAGGCTGGCGACCCAGACCACAATCAAGACGCTTGCCATTGCCCACATTGAACCGGCAAATCCCAAAGCAGTCAGCAGTACACCGCCCAAGAAAAACCCAACGCCTTTCAGCGCATTTTTAGAGCCAGTGAGAATCGCCACCCATTGAAATAATTTGCCTTCCGCGCCAGCGGGCACCAGTGTTTTGATGCTGCTTTTGGCGCTCATTTTGTTCAAGTCTTTGGCAATGCCTGATAAGGCTTGAGCCGCCATTACCCAAGACACCGTCAACATCGCTGTTGGCACCGTGAGCGCGAGCAAGGCAACGACTTGCAGGCCAAGGCCGATGTTCATCGTTTTGTTCAAACCAATCCGCGCACCCAACCAGCCGCCGACCAAGTTAGTCACTACGCCAAAAATCTCGTAAAACAGAAACAGCATGGCGATCTGAAGCGGTGAATAGCCCAGCTGATGAAAGTGCAGCACCACCAACATTCGCAAAGCACCATCGGTCAGCGTGAACGCCCAATAATTGCCGGTGATGATGAGGTACTGCCGAATGGCGGGAGGTAGGCTGGCAAGCATGATGTGAACCAAGGTAGATGAAGTAGGTATTGCTCTGAGCGCCAATTATTTATTGATATTCAGAGCAATACATCATTAGGTATAAGGCCGGTTATTGGTCAGCCAAGCCAACTTGGCGTACCAATTCCGCCGTACGATTTACGTACCCCCACTCATTGTCGTACCACGCGTAAAGTTTTAATTGCGTGCCATTTATGACCATTGTTGAGAGTGCATCAATGATCGACGAGCGTGCATCACCACGGTAGTCAATTGACACCAATGGGCGTTCTTCGTAGCCCAGAATATCTTTCAGATAAGTTTCCGATGCGGTTTTGAGTAATGCATTGACCTCCTCAACCGTTGTGGCTCGTTCCAGCTCGAACACGCAGTCGGTTAACGAAGCATTGGTGAGTGGCACGCGGACGGCATGACCATTCAGGCGGCCTTTAAGCTCCGGAAAAATCTCAGTAATCGCCGTCGCTGAACCGGTCGAAGTCGGAATCAAGCTGGTGCCGCAAGAACGCGCTCGGCGCAGGTCTTTATGGGGTGCATCAATAATGGTTTGCGTATTGGTCAGATCATGGATGGTGGTCATGCTGCCGTGGCGAATGCCAAGCTGCTCATGAATAACTTTGACGACAGGGGCGAGGCAGTTGGTTGTGCAACTGGCCGCAGTCACGATCTGGTGCAGTGTTGGGTCAAATAAATGATCATTTACGCCGACGACGACATTGAGCACGCCTGCTTCTTTAACCGGCGCAGTCACTACGACGCGTTTTACCTTTTGCTCAAGGTAGCTTGGTAAGAGTGCAGTGGTGCCATTTTGCTGGAAGCTCATCACCACTATCGCAACCTCGACCAGTCCGTTGCGCCAATGTCTGTATTGCGACTGGTTTTGATGCGGGTATTGCCCACAACAATCACATCGCCATCGGTGGTCGCTTCGTGCGCCCAACGGCCATGTATTGAGTCAAAGTTAAGTAAATGCGCCAAAAGTAGCGGTATCACCGGCTGGGTCGTTGATCTGCACGAATTCAATTTCAGGCCAGCCCCATGCTGCGCGAAGCGTTAAACGCCCCATACGGCCAAAGCCGTTGATGCCTACTTTAATGGTCATTGCTCAATCCTTTCTTTGTTTCAGAGGCGCACAGCGCCCAGCAGAGATACGGTATTTTCGGGAAAAAGTCATTGCCCACTTAATGGATAAAATTTATCATACGATCAATTTCGATAATTGTCGTATAGTCGTCTTATGGAAAAAATACAGCAACCCTCATCTTGAAGTGCTGTCGTCTGGCGTTCGTTTAGACGTGTTTCGACTGCTGGTGAAGCAAGGGCGAGAAGGCATGGTCGCGGGCGATATTGCTGAACGACTGCAAGTAACATCGAGCAGCTTGTCTTTCACTTGAAAGAGCAAGACGCGAGAATTGATCACATCAGAGCAGTGAAAGCCGCTTTATCCGCTATCGGGCAACATCGCGCACGATGGAGGATGGATTGCGTATCTGACGGAAGAATGCTGCCAAGGCCATCTAGAAGAGTGCTTAGCGGGTGTGCACCAGAATCTGACTCGTAACCCCTGCGGTGGTACCTTTATCGTCCACATGCAAACCCAGTGAGACGGAAAGTATGAATATCTGATTTCTGTGTACCGGCAACTCTTGTCGCTCAATTTTGGCGGAAGCGGTTTTTAATCATCTCGCACGCAGCGGGATGGCAGCCATCAGCGCGGGCAGTCAACCCACAGGCCAAGTTCACCCGCGTTCACTTGCCTTGTTGGCACGTGAAGGTAGTGCGACGGATGGCTGAACCAGTAAAACATGGGACAACTTGCCAGGTGACGCCCGATGTGGTGATTACGGTTTGTGCTGCAGTGCCGCAGGTGAAACCCGCCCAGCTTACTCTGGCGCAGTAGTACGAGGGTCATTGGGGCGTAGCCGACCCAGCGCACGTCATCGGCAGTGAAGCTGAAATTGAAGCCGCATTTACCGAGGCATATCGAATCCTTCGGGCACTGCATTGAAACGTTGTTTGCGTTGCCGATGGTGTTGATGACCTTAAAAATGATCCCGCTTTGTTAAAAGCGAGCTTGATCG encodes the following:
- the arsJ gene encoding organoarsenical effux MFS transporter ArsJ, translating into MLASLPPAIRQYLIITGNYWAFTLTDGALRMLVVLHFHQLGYSPLQIAMLFLFYEIFGVVTNLVGGWLGARIGLNKTMNIGLGLQVVALLALTVPTAMLTVSWVMAAQALSGIAKDLNKMSAKSSIKTLVPAGAEGKLFQWVAILTGSKNALKGVGFFLGGVLLTALGFAGSMWAMASVLIVVWVASLISLKADLGKAKNKPKFGDLFSKSRAVNVLSAARLFLFGARDVWFVVALPVFMAQTLGWVIGESGLFAVWVMATVSFNRLPLTSQAKKQASA
- a CDS encoding glyceraldehyde 3-phosphate dehydrogenase NAD-binding domain-containing protein, which gives rise to MTIKVGINGFGRMGRLTLRAAWGWPEIEFVQINDPAGDTATFGAFT
- a CDS encoding glyceraldehyde 3-phosphate dehydrogenase NAD-binding domain-containing protein, yielding MIPLLLAHLLNFDSIHGRWAHEATTDGDVIVVGNTRIKTSRNTDIGATDWSRLR